The Mastomys coucha isolate ucsf_1 unplaced genomic scaffold, UCSF_Mcou_1 pScaffold4, whole genome shotgun sequence genome has a segment encoding these proteins:
- the Dctn2 gene encoding dynactin subunit 2 isoform X2: MADPKYADLPGIARNEPDVYETSDLPEDDQAEFDAELEELSSTSVEHIIVNPNAAYDKFKDKRVGTKGLDFSDRIGKTQRTGYESGDYEMLGEGLGVKETPQQKYQRLLHEVQELTTEVEKIRTTVKESVAEEKLTPVVLAKQLAALKQQLVASHLEKLLGPDAAINLADPDGALAKRLLLQLEATKSSKGSSGGKAAGGTPPDSSLVTYELHSRPEQDKFSQAAKVAELEKRLTELEATVRCDQDAQNPLSAGLQGACLMDTVELLQAKVSALDLAVLDQVEARLQSVLGKVNEIAKHKASVEDADTQNKVHQLYETIQRWSPIASTLPELVQRLVTIKQLHEQAMQFGQLLTHLDTTQQMMASSLKDNTALLTQVQTTMRENLATVEGNFASIDARMKRLGK, encoded by the exons GAGGAGCTGAGCAGCACAAGTGTGGAACACATCATCGTCAACCCCAACGCTGCCTATGACAAGTTCAAGGACAAGAGAGTGGGGACAAAGGGGCTTG ATTTCTCAGATCGCATTGGAAAGACCCAGAGGACAGGCTATGAGTCTGGAGACTATGAAATG CTTGGAGAGGGTCTGGGAGTGAAGGAGACACCGCAGCAGAAGTACCAGCGACTACTGCATGAAGTCCAAGAGCTGACGACTGAGGTGGAGAAGATCAGG ACGACAGTGAAGGAGTCGGTAGCTGAGGAGAAGCTCACCCCGGTGGTCCTGGCTAAGCAGCTGGCAGCTCTGAAGCAGCAGCTGGTGGCTTCCCACCTGGAGAAGCTGCTGGGACCAGATGCTGCTATCAACCTCGCTGACCCAGACGGAGCCCTAGCTAA GCGCTTACTGCTGCAGCTGGAAGCAACAAAGAGCAGCAAAGGCAGCTCGGGGGGAAAGGCTGCAGGTGGGACCCCTCCAGATAGCAGCCTCGTCACTTATGAACTCCACTCACGGCCTGAGCAGGACAAGTTCTCGCAAGCTGCCAAA GTTGCAGAACTCGAGAAGCGTCTGACAGAGCTGGAGGCCACTGTCCGCTGTGATCAGGATGCTCAG AATCCCCTTTCTGCAGGTCTACAGGGAGCCTGCCTTATG GACACAGTAGAACTGTTGCAAGCCAAAGTGAGCGCCCTGGACCTTGCAGTTCTGGACCAAGTAGAGGCTCGGCTACAG AGTGTCCTGGGAAAGGTGAATGAGATTGCTAAGCACAAGGCGTCTGTGGAGGACGCAGACACACAGAACAAG GTGCACCAGCTCTATGAGACCATCCAGCGCTGGAGCCCCATTGCTTCCACCCTTCCTGAGCTGGTGCAGCGACTTGTCACCATCAAGCAGCTGCATGAGCAAG CTATGCAGTTTGGTCAGCTCCTGACACACTTGGATACCACCCAGCAGATGATGGCCAGCTCCCTTAAGGATAATACCGCTCTCCTGACCCAG GTGCAGACAACAATGCGTGAAAACTTGGCCACAGTTGAGGGGAACTTTGCCAGCATTGATGCTCGGATGAAGAGGCTGGGAAAGTGA
- the Dctn2 gene encoding dynactin subunit 2 isoform X1 encodes MADPKYADLPGIARNEPDVYETSDLPEDDQAEFDAFAQELEELSSTSVEHIIVNPNAAYDKFKDKRVGTKGLDFSDRIGKTQRTGYESGDYEMLGEGLGVKETPQQKYQRLLHEVQELTTEVEKIRTTVKESVAEEKLTPVVLAKQLAALKQQLVASHLEKLLGPDAAINLADPDGALAKRLLLQLEATKSSKGSSGGKAAGGTPPDSSLVTYELHSRPEQDKFSQAAKVAELEKRLTELEATVRCDQDAQNPLSAGLQGACLMDTVELLQAKVSALDLAVLDQVEARLQSVLGKVNEIAKHKASVEDADTQNKVHQLYETIQRWSPIASTLPELVQRLVTIKQLHEQAMQFGQLLTHLDTTQQMMASSLKDNTALLTQVQTTMRENLATVEGNFASIDARMKRLGK; translated from the exons GAGGAGCTGAGCAGCACAAGTGTGGAACACATCATCGTCAACCCCAACGCTGCCTATGACAAGTTCAAGGACAAGAGAGTGGGGACAAAGGGGCTTG ATTTCTCAGATCGCATTGGAAAGACCCAGAGGACAGGCTATGAGTCTGGAGACTATGAAATG CTTGGAGAGGGTCTGGGAGTGAAGGAGACACCGCAGCAGAAGTACCAGCGACTACTGCATGAAGTCCAAGAGCTGACGACTGAGGTGGAGAAGATCAGG ACGACAGTGAAGGAGTCGGTAGCTGAGGAGAAGCTCACCCCGGTGGTCCTGGCTAAGCAGCTGGCAGCTCTGAAGCAGCAGCTGGTGGCTTCCCACCTGGAGAAGCTGCTGGGACCAGATGCTGCTATCAACCTCGCTGACCCAGACGGAGCCCTAGCTAA GCGCTTACTGCTGCAGCTGGAAGCAACAAAGAGCAGCAAAGGCAGCTCGGGGGGAAAGGCTGCAGGTGGGACCCCTCCAGATAGCAGCCTCGTCACTTATGAACTCCACTCACGGCCTGAGCAGGACAAGTTCTCGCAAGCTGCCAAA GTTGCAGAACTCGAGAAGCGTCTGACAGAGCTGGAGGCCACTGTCCGCTGTGATCAGGATGCTCAG AATCCCCTTTCTGCAGGTCTACAGGGAGCCTGCCTTATG GACACAGTAGAACTGTTGCAAGCCAAAGTGAGCGCCCTGGACCTTGCAGTTCTGGACCAAGTAGAGGCTCGGCTACAG AGTGTCCTGGGAAAGGTGAATGAGATTGCTAAGCACAAGGCGTCTGTGGAGGACGCAGACACACAGAACAAG GTGCACCAGCTCTATGAGACCATCCAGCGCTGGAGCCCCATTGCTTCCACCCTTCCTGAGCTGGTGCAGCGACTTGTCACCATCAAGCAGCTGCATGAGCAAG CTATGCAGTTTGGTCAGCTCCTGACACACTTGGATACCACCCAGCAGATGATGGCCAGCTCCCTTAAGGATAATACCGCTCTCCTGACCCAG GTGCAGACAACAATGCGTGAAAACTTGGCCACAGTTGAGGGGAACTTTGCCAGCATTGATGCTCGGATGAAGAGGCTGGGAAAGTGA
- the Dctn2 gene encoding dynactin subunit 2 isoform X3, protein MADPKYADLPGIARNEPDVYETSDLPEDDQAEFDAEELSSTSVEHIIVNPNAAYDKFKDKRVGTKGLDFSDRIGKTQRTGYESGDYEMLGEGLGVKETPQQKYQRLLHEVQELTTEVEKIRTTVKESVAEEKLTPVVLAKQLAALKQQLVASHLEKLLGPDAAINLADPDGALAKRLLLQLEATKSSKGSSGGKAAGGTPPDSSLVTYELHSRPEQDKFSQAAKVAELEKRLTELEATVRCDQDAQNPLSAGLQGACLMDTVELLQAKVSALDLAVLDQVEARLQSVLGKVNEIAKHKASVEDADTQNKVHQLYETIQRWSPIASTLPELVQRLVTIKQLHEQAMQFGQLLTHLDTTQQMMASSLKDNTALLTQVQTTMRENLATVEGNFASIDARMKRLGK, encoded by the exons GAGGAGCTGAGCAGCACAAGTGTGGAACACATCATCGTCAACCCCAACGCTGCCTATGACAAGTTCAAGGACAAGAGAGTGGGGACAAAGGGGCTTG ATTTCTCAGATCGCATTGGAAAGACCCAGAGGACAGGCTATGAGTCTGGAGACTATGAAATG CTTGGAGAGGGTCTGGGAGTGAAGGAGACACCGCAGCAGAAGTACCAGCGACTACTGCATGAAGTCCAAGAGCTGACGACTGAGGTGGAGAAGATCAGG ACGACAGTGAAGGAGTCGGTAGCTGAGGAGAAGCTCACCCCGGTGGTCCTGGCTAAGCAGCTGGCAGCTCTGAAGCAGCAGCTGGTGGCTTCCCACCTGGAGAAGCTGCTGGGACCAGATGCTGCTATCAACCTCGCTGACCCAGACGGAGCCCTAGCTAA GCGCTTACTGCTGCAGCTGGAAGCAACAAAGAGCAGCAAAGGCAGCTCGGGGGGAAAGGCTGCAGGTGGGACCCCTCCAGATAGCAGCCTCGTCACTTATGAACTCCACTCACGGCCTGAGCAGGACAAGTTCTCGCAAGCTGCCAAA GTTGCAGAACTCGAGAAGCGTCTGACAGAGCTGGAGGCCACTGTCCGCTGTGATCAGGATGCTCAG AATCCCCTTTCTGCAGGTCTACAGGGAGCCTGCCTTATG GACACAGTAGAACTGTTGCAAGCCAAAGTGAGCGCCCTGGACCTTGCAGTTCTGGACCAAGTAGAGGCTCGGCTACAG AGTGTCCTGGGAAAGGTGAATGAGATTGCTAAGCACAAGGCGTCTGTGGAGGACGCAGACACACAGAACAAG GTGCACCAGCTCTATGAGACCATCCAGCGCTGGAGCCCCATTGCTTCCACCCTTCCTGAGCTGGTGCAGCGACTTGTCACCATCAAGCAGCTGCATGAGCAAG CTATGCAGTTTGGTCAGCTCCTGACACACTTGGATACCACCCAGCAGATGATGGCCAGCTCCCTTAAGGATAATACCGCTCTCCTGACCCAG GTGCAGACAACAATGCGTGAAAACTTGGCCACAGTTGAGGGGAACTTTGCCAGCATTGATGCTCGGATGAAGAGGCTGGGAAAGTGA